AGGGCGACCTCGACTGCTTCCGCGTGGTGGTGGGTCGCCGCGGCGTCAGCCCGGCCGGTCACCCGTGGCCACGGGTCGGTCGGGCTGGTTGCTCCACGCCGACCACGAGCCCGGGAACAGCCGGGCGCGCCCAAGGCCCGCGTGCTCGAGCGCCAGCAGCCCGTGGCAGGCGTTCACCCCCGAGCCGCAGTAGACGATGGCGCCCTCGGCGCTGGTGACGCCGGCGGTGGCGAACTGGTCGCGCAGGGCATCGGATGGCAACAGGGTGCCGTCGCTCCCGAGGTGCGCCATGCACGGCACGTTCACCGCTCCGGGGATGTGACCCGCGCGCGGGTCGATGGGCTCGGCGTCGCCGCGGTAGCGCTCCGGTGCGCGGACGTCGATCACCACGCAGGCCTCTCCCGATCGGGCGTCGGCCCCCGCGGCGACCTCGTCGATGGTGGCCACGGCCTCTGCGGGCCACGGCACCGCGGTGAATGCGCTGGCGGAACGGGGCGTGCCCGGCCCGGCCTCGAGTGACTCGCCCCAGGCGGCCATGCCGCCGTCCAGCACCGCGGCGCTGCGCCTGACGGCCCGGAGCATCCATGCCAGGCGCGCGGCGTAGATGCCACCCGCGGCGTCGTAGGCCACTACGGCGTCGGAGTCGCCGATGCCCAGCGCGCCCATGGCCGCGGCGAACGCCTCGGGCGAGGGCAGCGGGTGGCGCCCCCGGTCGGGGGTGGTGATGTCGGCGAGGTCGGCGCCGAGGTCGACGAACACCGCGCCGGGGATGTGCCCCGCCTCATACGCGTCGCGGCCCGACGGGCCCTGCAGCTGCCAGCGCACATCGGCTACCACCACATCGCCCAGGTTGTCGCGCAGCCACGCGGCGTCGACGAACGGGGGCAGGGCCGGCGCGGTGGGCGCGGTCGTGGCGGGGGTGGCGGCGTCGGCGGCGGCGGTCACGGCCGCATTGATAGCCGATGGCGGCGTTAGCGTCGGCTCCGTGCCCCGGGTTGTCGCGCACATGGACCTCGACGCCTTCTTCGCGGCGGTGGAGGTGCTGGATGATCCGTCTCTGGCGGGACGCCCGCTGGT
The nucleotide sequence above comes from Actinomycetota bacterium. Encoded proteins:
- a CDS encoding sulfurtransferase is translated as MCATTRGTEPTLTPPSAINAAVTAAADAATPATTAPTAPALPPFVDAAWLRDNLGDVVVADVRWQLQGPSGRDAYEAGHIPGAVFVDLGADLADITTPDRGRHPLPSPEAFAAAMGALGIGDSDAVVAYDAAGGIYAARLAWMLRAVRRSAAVLDGGMAAWGESLEAGPGTPRSASAFTAVPWPAEAVATIDEVAAGADARSGEACVVIDVRAPERYRGDAEPIDPRAGHIPGAVNVPCMAHLGSDGTLLPSDALRDQFATAGVTSAEGAIVYCGSGVNACHGLLALEHAGLGRARLFPGSWSAWSNQPDRPVATGDRPG